From a single Planococcus shenhongbingii genomic region:
- a CDS encoding bifunctional diguanylate cyclase/phosphodiesterase produces the protein MGSHKRNLPIQTIINASHEIIVLKDSESRWMEVSAGTLEVFGIDRDEIIGKTDKEIEGIYPYFKEHLSRFFESDRRSWQSGTQIQTAETITIDGIERIYDVVKIPIYNSEGSPDALVVMGRDVTGILEHEQMYRSLFRDHPDGIYSLDKEDNILDVNKESEIISGYSREELIGMNFRSVLAPESLDEAGRHFEKVLQGTSQWYESKLRCKDGKTRDVQITTLPTKLNGKIIGIHGMVKDVTEKNQLEQLKNEQTVILAKIAVGDPLEEIMRYIIETVEKISKGICSVMFYEKEHNWLRFVYGPKLPEQFIKVIDKFPVGKHLASCGHASYTKKVAIVTDIEKAASWSPWRQETLRHGFRACWSMPILSTNDALLGTFGVYYPEVRQPLEIEIDMLRTFSYLSGLAIERSRHEEEIQFLAKHDALTNLPNLRYFKEVFSDKIRQTEDLAVMFIDLDQFKSLNDTFGHIFGDMLLQEIAKRIEKVIGKENFIARMGGDEFILLLQEVTDEQKMRLVADQILKETEKPLMIEGQEFHVTASIGVSLFGKHGKTIGELMKNADVAMYKAKETGGNAGKVYEATMDDKAYELYMLRGEFRKALELQQFELHYQPKINLKKKRITGMEALVRWNHPEKGSISPATFIPLAEESGFILELGAWVLRNACRQVKEWREAEGPDIRVAVNVSVKQFIKQDVAALVQLILQELELPPDCLEIEITESVLSSHESVIQEAVESLQKLGVKVSIDDFGTGYASLTYLKQFRADAIKIDQSFIRHLPQNQDDAAIVSAVITLAKALDICIVAEGVETKEQVDFLVEKECTEVQGYYFSKPLQADKMHELLKQQFASENK, from the coding sequence ATGGGAAGCCATAAACGCAATCTGCCTATTCAAACGATTATCAATGCGAGTCACGAAATCATTGTCCTAAAGGATTCGGAAAGCCGGTGGATGGAAGTTAGTGCGGGAACGTTAGAGGTTTTTGGTATAGATAGAGATGAGATAATTGGCAAGACGGATAAAGAAATAGAGGGCATCTATCCATATTTCAAAGAACATTTATCTCGCTTTTTCGAATCCGACCGGCGCTCTTGGCAGTCAGGAACACAGATTCAGACTGCTGAAACCATCACAATTGACGGAATAGAACGCATTTACGACGTAGTCAAAATACCGATTTACAATTCAGAAGGTTCTCCCGACGCACTTGTTGTCATGGGCAGAGATGTTACGGGAATACTGGAACATGAACAGATGTATAGATCGTTATTTCGCGACCATCCGGATGGAATATATTCTCTGGATAAAGAGGATAACATTCTGGACGTTAATAAAGAATCCGAAATAATCAGCGGCTATAGCAGAGAAGAACTAATTGGCATGAACTTTCGTTCAGTGCTTGCTCCAGAATCGCTTGATGAAGCCGGTAGGCACTTTGAAAAAGTATTACAAGGGACATCCCAGTGGTATGAATCTAAACTGCGCTGCAAAGACGGGAAAACCCGGGATGTGCAAATCACCACGCTTCCTACGAAATTGAATGGGAAAATTATCGGCATCCATGGCATGGTGAAAGATGTGACAGAAAAAAACCAGCTAGAACAACTAAAAAACGAGCAAACTGTCATTTTAGCCAAGATTGCAGTAGGAGATCCGCTGGAAGAAATCATGCGTTACATCATCGAAACGGTGGAGAAAATATCCAAAGGTATTTGTTCCGTCATGTTTTATGAAAAGGAACACAACTGGCTGCGTTTTGTCTACGGGCCAAAATTGCCCGAACAATTTATCAAGGTGATCGATAAATTTCCGGTGGGCAAACATCTCGCTTCGTGCGGCCATGCATCCTATACCAAAAAAGTTGCAATTGTAACAGACATTGAGAAGGCTGCTTCCTGGTCCCCATGGCGACAGGAAACTCTTCGCCACGGGTTCCGTGCCTGTTGGTCGATGCCCATCCTCTCCACGAATGATGCATTGCTCGGGACCTTCGGTGTTTATTATCCCGAAGTTCGGCAACCATTAGAGATTGAGATTGATATGCTGAGAACGTTCAGTTATCTGTCTGGACTTGCGATTGAGCGCAGCCGGCATGAAGAGGAAATTCAATTTTTGGCTAAACATGATGCACTGACCAATTTGCCGAACCTGCGTTATTTTAAAGAAGTGTTTTCAGATAAGATTCGGCAAACTGAGGACTTGGCGGTCATGTTTATAGATCTTGACCAGTTTAAATCGCTGAATGATACATTCGGCCATATCTTTGGAGATATGCTGCTTCAGGAAATTGCCAAAAGAATCGAAAAGGTGATTGGTAAAGAGAATTTTATTGCTCGAATGGGTGGGGATGAGTTTATCTTGCTGCTCCAAGAGGTCACTGATGAGCAAAAGATGCGCCTTGTCGCTGATCAGATTTTGAAAGAAACAGAAAAACCGCTGATGATTGAAGGACAAGAGTTTCATGTAACCGCAAGCATTGGCGTCAGCCTGTTCGGCAAGCACGGGAAAACAATCGGCGAACTGATGAAAAACGCAGATGTGGCTATGTACAAAGCCAAAGAAACAGGCGGAAACGCCGGCAAAGTATATGAGGCCACTATGGATGACAAAGCGTATGAACTATATATGTTAAGAGGCGAATTCCGCAAAGCACTGGAACTGCAGCAGTTCGAGCTTCATTACCAGCCGAAAATCAACTTGAAGAAAAAGCGCATCACTGGAATGGAAGCACTAGTCCGCTGGAACCATCCGGAGAAAGGAAGCATCAGCCCAGCAACTTTTATCCCTCTGGCAGAAGAAAGCGGGTTTATCCTGGAATTAGGCGCTTGGGTATTGCGGAATGCTTGCCGGCAAGTGAAGGAATGGAGAGAGGCAGAAGGGCCTGATATCCGGGTAGCGGTCAATGTTTCTGTCAAACAGTTCATCAAACAAGACGTGGCGGCTCTTGTCCAATTGATATTGCAGGAACTGGAGCTGCCGCCGGATTGTCTGGAAATTGAAATTACAGAAAGCGTGCTGAGCAGCCATGAATCCGTGATCCAGGAAGCGGTGGAGAGCTTGCAGAAGCTCGGCGTGAAGGTGTCGATTGATGACTTTGGCACCGGCTATGCTTCATTGACTTACTTAAAGCAATTTCGTGCAGACGCCATTAAAATTGATCAATCGTTCATCCGGCATCTTCCACAGAACCAGGACGATGCGGCCATCGTATCGGCTGTTATCACATTAGCGAAAGCGCTGGATATATGCATTGTCGCGGAAGGCGTTGAAACAAAAGAGCAAGTAGACTTCCTGGTTGAAAAAGAATGCACCGAAGTTCAGGGGTATTATTTCAGCAAGCCTCTTCAGGCAGACAAAATGCATGAGCTTTTAAAGCAGCAATTTGCTTCTGAAAATAAATAA
- a CDS encoding ornithine cyclodeaminase family protein, whose product MLIINEKQIQETYQMADAIQDITAILKAKQQGKIDNPHRTVLDFPERQASSLYMPSADLAGDIAGVKIVTIFPENPAQGKPTTQGMILLTDATDGQHVALMTASYLTRLRTGALSAIATERLAREDSKILTVIGTGAMAFEQVLGVLEVRAIEHIILVNRTPEKAQAFGGKLEAFGVNIPFKVETDVQKAVKQADIICCATRSNDPVFDGRDLQPGTHINGVGSYLPSMREVDEVTVSRTDKIVADDLAGVREEAGELIHCAQNGNWSFDGIHGELGELIEGDKAGRESEQEITFFKSVGAAYFDLAVAKGVFAKAQAADSGIEVKM is encoded by the coding sequence ATGCTCATCATCAATGAAAAGCAGATTCAGGAAACTTATCAAATGGCAGATGCCATCCAAGACATCACCGCCATCTTAAAAGCGAAACAGCAAGGCAAGATTGATAATCCGCATCGCACCGTTCTGGATTTCCCTGAACGCCAGGCATCATCTCTTTATATGCCGAGCGCCGATTTGGCAGGAGATATTGCCGGCGTGAAAATCGTGACGATTTTTCCAGAAAACCCGGCGCAGGGAAAACCGACGACACAAGGCATGATTTTGCTGACGGATGCAACAGACGGCCAGCACGTGGCACTCATGACAGCTTCCTATTTAACGCGTTTGCGTACAGGGGCTTTGAGTGCTATTGCGACCGAGCGTCTGGCAAGAGAGGACAGTAAAATCCTTACCGTCATCGGCACTGGGGCAATGGCATTTGAACAAGTGCTCGGTGTGCTCGAGGTCCGTGCAATCGAGCACATCATTTTGGTGAACCGGACGCCTGAGAAGGCACAAGCCTTCGGGGGGAAATTGGAAGCTTTCGGAGTGAATATTCCGTTCAAAGTCGAAACGGACGTTCAAAAAGCGGTCAAACAAGCAGACATCATCTGCTGTGCCACGCGTTCGAATGATCCTGTATTTGATGGCCGGGATTTGCAGCCAGGCACCCATATCAATGGAGTCGGTTCCTACTTGCCAAGCATGCGGGAAGTGGATGAAGTCACGGTGTCCCGGACAGATAAAATCGTCGCGGACGATTTGGCAGGCGTGCGGGAAGAAGCCGGCGAATTGATTCACTGCGCCCAAAATGGCAATTGGTCGTTTGATGGTATTCATGGCGAACTTGGCGAACTTATAGAAGGCGATAAAGCTGGACGCGAATCGGAACAGGAAATCACGTTCTTCAAATCCGTCGGAGCGGCATATTTTGATCTGGCAGTCGCCAAGGGTGTTTTTGCGAAAGCACAGGCGGCAGATTCAGGAATAGAAGTAAAAATGTAA
- a CDS encoding DUF4385 domain-containing protein, protein MAFDYDLDYENLDLREHPELYRVGKGEQGVLLVEPYKSEILPHWRFKTPEIARESCDKIYEMFEEYRKQDDFVGMDMARKFIQMGYTRARRYTNYKGGRKYNEDRTIKERQIDPVKAESAAIFKKKWDEIREDEDYLKRKKEHQKKYG, encoded by the coding sequence ATGGCATTTGATTACGATTTAGACTACGAAAATTTGGATCTCCGGGAGCATCCGGAACTATACCGTGTCGGCAAAGGAGAGCAAGGCGTGCTGTTGGTAGAGCCGTATAAAAGTGAGATTTTGCCGCATTGGCGTTTTAAGACGCCGGAAATCGCCCGGGAATCATGCGACAAGATTTATGAGATGTTCGAGGAATACCGCAAGCAGGATGATTTTGTCGGGATGGACATGGCGCGGAAATTTATCCAGATGGGCTACACGCGCGCCCGGCGCTATACCAATTATAAAGGCGGCCGAAAATACAACGAAGACAGGACAATCAAGGAGCGGCAAATCGATCCGGTCAAAGCTGAGTCTGCTGCCATTTTCAAAAAGAAATGGGATGAAATCAGGGAAGATGAAGATTATTTGAAGCGTAAAAAAGAGCATCAGAAAAAGTATGGCTAA
- a CDS encoding MFS transporter, whose protein sequence is MDKKQTRRILTASLVGSSIEWFDYFLYGTMAALVFNQLFFVNEDPTVGLMLAYASFALSFFIRPFGGIIFSHIGDRIGRKKTLVITLSLMGLATFGMGLLPTYQAIGIWAPILLITLRLVQGLGIGGEWGGALLLATEYAPPEKRGLFGSIPQMGVTIGMVMGTLALWVMTLLPDGAFMTWGWRVPFILSAFLVIFGLWIRKGIDETPEFKKVQASGEIPKLPIVDTLKYHWREVLIAIGAKVVETAPFYIFGTFVVSYATTTLGFSQTATLGSVMIATVITTILIPIMGSLSDKVGRKKMYIAGTVAMGLFAFPYFWMLQQGSVLLLVVATIIGLGIIWAPITAVLGTMFSEIFEAKVRYTGVTLGYQIGAALAGGTAPLVATALLARFDNSYVPVAIYIIITALISLAAIWAVKDLSGKQAAPKVAVKESRV, encoded by the coding sequence ATGGATAAAAAGCAGACAAGGCGTATTTTAACGGCAAGTTTAGTGGGAAGTTCAATTGAATGGTTTGATTATTTCTTATATGGAACGATGGCAGCACTTGTTTTTAATCAATTATTTTTTGTCAACGAAGATCCGACAGTCGGACTGATGCTGGCTTATGCATCATTTGCGCTGTCATTTTTCATCCGGCCTTTCGGAGGCATTATTTTCAGCCATATCGGTGACCGCATCGGGCGCAAGAAAACCTTGGTCATTACATTAAGTTTAATGGGACTTGCGACATTCGGGATGGGCTTATTGCCGACTTACCAGGCAATCGGCATTTGGGCTCCGATTTTATTGATCACCTTGCGTTTGGTGCAAGGACTTGGAATTGGCGGCGAATGGGGAGGCGCACTGTTGCTTGCGACGGAATATGCTCCTCCTGAAAAGCGCGGGCTCTTCGGCAGTATTCCGCAAATGGGTGTAACCATCGGGATGGTCATGGGAACCCTCGCTTTATGGGTGATGACGCTGCTTCCAGACGGGGCGTTTATGACATGGGGCTGGCGCGTGCCGTTTATCTTGAGCGCATTTTTAGTCATTTTCGGGTTATGGATCCGTAAAGGAATCGATGAGACACCGGAATTCAAGAAAGTGCAGGCATCGGGAGAAATTCCAAAACTGCCGATTGTTGATACATTGAAATACCACTGGCGCGAAGTGCTGATTGCGATTGGTGCAAAAGTGGTGGAGACGGCACCATTCTATATTTTCGGTACGTTTGTTGTGTCGTATGCGACGACAACTCTCGGGTTTTCACAAACAGCCACCTTGGGATCGGTAATGATCGCAACCGTCATCACGACCATTCTAATCCCGATAATGGGTTCGCTGTCTGATAAAGTCGGACGCAAAAAAATGTATATTGCCGGTACTGTGGCAATGGGGTTATTCGCTTTCCCGTATTTTTGGATGCTCCAGCAAGGATCGGTGCTGTTGCTTGTAGTAGCAACGATTATCGGACTGGGAATCATTTGGGCTCCGATTACCGCGGTGCTCGGCACGATGTTCTCTGAAATCTTTGAGGCCAAAGTCCGCTATACAGGCGTAACGCTCGGCTATCAGATCGGGGCAGCATTGGCAGGCGGTACAGCGCCGCTTGTCGCAACAGCGTTGCTGGCGCGCTTTGATAACTCTTATGTACCAGTGGCCATTTATATTATCATCACCGCATTGATTTCACTTGCCGCTATTTGGGCAGTGAAAGATTTAAGCGGAAAACAAGCAGCACCGAAAGTGGCAGTGAAAGAAAGCCGAGTATAA
- a CDS encoding helix-turn-helix domain-containing protein, protein MPTGSIGTTLKDLRKERKMTLKELADETGVSISFLSQVERGKSSVTLESLRKISDALKVDTSAFFTDGDAEQDDLADRLERFYYKDLSNGVKEAGFSPILVTLHPGDNKGNAFAHNGYEFIFVVEGVLTVEVDGQRFELTEQQSTLFDARKTHYWFNMTERDVRFLVVSSKTN, encoded by the coding sequence ATGCCTACTGGTTCAATAGGTACCACTTTAAAAGACCTTCGCAAAGAGCGAAAAATGACATTAAAGGAATTGGCTGATGAAACCGGCGTATCCATCAGTTTTCTGTCGCAAGTGGAGCGCGGAAAATCGAGTGTCACTTTGGAATCGCTGCGGAAAATTTCAGATGCTCTGAAAGTAGACACGAGCGCTTTTTTTACGGATGGCGATGCCGAACAGGATGACCTGGCTGACCGTCTGGAACGATTCTACTATAAAGATTTATCAAATGGCGTGAAGGAAGCGGGCTTTTCCCCGATCCTTGTCACTTTGCATCCCGGTGACAACAAAGGCAATGCTTTCGCGCACAATGGCTATGAGTTTATCTTTGTCGTGGAAGGTGTGCTGACGGTGGAAGTTGACGGCCAGCGATTTGAACTCACTGAGCAGCAATCCACGCTGTTCGATGCCCGCAAAACCCATTACTGGTTCAACATGACCGAACGGGATGTCCGGTTTCTGGTCGTCTCATCCAAAACGAATTAA
- a CDS encoding bifunctional diguanylate cyclase/phosphodiesterase — protein MRKEQTRYSRLAQITKLINTKLELREVLEHVITAISEEIVQCDSVGIYLPEENGDFRGYVGKPEIINGMTLDMHFIDMEYDLLAKEVMETKKTIYIPDTSNDTRPDPRAVSSFQIKSLLGLPITYEDELFGLVFLFDYGIPMDLKDEEIQTVEAYVNMAGVAIRNATNLSRKENLLAEKQVLLDFTRELSMCSTMNEALDKCFSYVGDVLNNYNVGVHLLDPQAEKKIQPANLSKDSDWTEEDWLATHSKAQFDTLNDGVFKEVIRTKKRLLIPNVFEDDRPNHEVCKTFGIKGMFMMPLIAMGEVLGALAVPEFEENELSFKEADMQLAQSLADATASTLSNLLYMEKQEVIIEERTSEIRIKNNELERVVAELGNLSRERELILNSAGDGLFGLDLEGKITFCNPASESMLGYEAGELIGKSSDVIFGKKKAPISETAYFEPNQQFFKKDHSSFSVEYVISSIKDGNHILGEVVSFKDISERKQLEEEIKYLAYYDSLTDLPNRVLLNDRLNQELVAAKYKSKKMAIMYLDLDRFKLINDSLGHSYGDILLRESAGRLRASVPDEAIVSRQGGDEFTIVLPNVKSKKDVLTVLEDVMDAFAKPYSLKGNEVYIKTSIGISMYPQDGDTAETLIKNADAAMYRSKEKSGTYYHFFESDMSNRNLESIKLENALYKALDNDELVIYYQPQIDSKTNQLIGAEALLRWMHPTEGMISPVDFIPVAEETGLIIPIGKWVLKNACRQLKEWHAAGHTSLSISVNLSGRQFEEDNLVSMVRDIIKEYEITPENLHIELTENQLIRNTGVTIEKMKQLKKLGVKIAIDDFGTGYSSLGYLKNFPIDALKIDRSFVQDIEHDSDNAAITDTIITLAQNLKLNVIAEGVETQEQLDFLMSKDCYIMQGFFFSRPIEAKDLANKYLYSNSNTLH, from the coding sequence ATGCGAAAAGAACAAACACGGTATTCTCGGCTTGCACAAATTACAAAATTAATAAACACGAAACTCGAATTGAGGGAAGTGCTGGAACATGTAATTACAGCAATTTCTGAGGAAATTGTTCAGTGTGATTCAGTCGGGATTTACTTGCCGGAAGAAAACGGAGATTTCCGGGGATATGTTGGAAAGCCTGAAATTATAAATGGCATGACGCTGGATATGCATTTTATCGATATGGAATATGATTTGCTGGCAAAAGAAGTAATGGAAACAAAGAAAACGATTTATATCCCGGATACTTCCAATGATACCCGGCCGGATCCACGGGCTGTCTCAAGTTTCCAGATTAAATCGCTTCTTGGGCTGCCGATCACGTATGAAGACGAATTGTTCGGTCTGGTGTTTTTATTCGACTATGGGATTCCGATGGATTTAAAAGATGAAGAAATCCAAACGGTCGAAGCTTATGTCAATATGGCAGGCGTTGCCATCCGCAATGCCACCAACTTAAGCCGCAAAGAAAATTTATTGGCGGAAAAGCAAGTGCTGCTTGATTTTACGCGGGAATTGTCGATGTGCTCAACGATGAATGAAGCTTTGGATAAATGTTTTTCTTATGTCGGGGATGTATTGAACAATTATAATGTCGGGGTCCATTTGCTGGATCCGCAAGCTGAGAAAAAAATCCAGCCTGCCAATCTGAGTAAAGACAGTGATTGGACAGAAGAAGACTGGTTGGCCACACATAGCAAAGCACAATTTGACACATTAAATGATGGTGTGTTTAAGGAAGTAATCCGAACCAAAAAACGGCTTTTGATTCCTAATGTTTTTGAAGATGACCGGCCAAACCATGAAGTCTGTAAAACCTTTGGGATAAAAGGCATGTTTATGATGCCGTTGATTGCCATGGGTGAAGTTTTAGGGGCTTTGGCTGTTCCGGAATTCGAGGAAAACGAACTTTCCTTCAAAGAAGCGGATATGCAATTGGCACAGTCTCTAGCAGATGCCACAGCTTCCACTTTGTCCAATCTATTGTATATGGAGAAACAGGAAGTCATTATCGAAGAAAGAACTTCCGAAATCCGGATTAAGAACAATGAGCTTGAACGAGTTGTAGCGGAATTAGGGAACTTAAGCCGTGAACGTGAATTGATTCTAAACTCTGCCGGAGATGGACTTTTTGGATTGGACCTTGAAGGGAAGATCACTTTCTGCAATCCGGCAAGCGAATCGATGCTTGGATACGAAGCAGGAGAGCTGATTGGGAAATCTTCCGATGTTATTTTCGGAAAAAAGAAAGCGCCAATTTCCGAAACCGCTTATTTCGAACCCAATCAACAATTTTTCAAGAAAGACCATTCCAGTTTTTCAGTGGAATATGTCATTTCTTCGATAAAAGACGGCAACCATATTCTTGGCGAAGTAGTCAGTTTCAAAGATATTTCAGAGCGCAAGCAATTGGAAGAAGAGATTAAATACCTCGCTTATTATGACAGTTTGACGGACTTGCCAAACCGGGTGCTGTTAAATGACCGGTTAAACCAGGAACTGGTTGCTGCAAAGTATAAAAGTAAAAAAATGGCCATTATGTACTTGGATTTGGACCGCTTCAAGTTGATCAACGACAGTCTTGGACATAGCTACGGAGATATTTTATTGCGGGAGTCGGCAGGGCGCTTAAGAGCCAGCGTTCCGGATGAAGCCATTGTATCGCGGCAAGGCGGCGATGAGTTCACGATTGTGCTGCCAAATGTGAAAAGCAAAAAAGATGTTTTAACTGTTCTGGAAGATGTAATGGATGCCTTTGCAAAGCCTTATTCATTAAAAGGAAACGAAGTTTATATCAAAACGAGCATCGGCATCAGCATGTATCCGCAAGATGGAGATACGGCTGAAACCTTAATAAAAAATGCCGATGCCGCGATGTACAGATCCAAAGAAAAATCGGGGACTTATTATCACTTCTTTGAAAGCGATATGAGCAACCGGAATCTGGAAAGCATCAAATTGGAGAATGCTTTATACAAAGCATTGGATAACGACGAACTGGTTATTTATTATCAGCCGCAAATAGACAGCAAGACCAATCAGCTGATCGGGGCGGAAGCGCTGCTCAGATGGATGCACCCAACAGAAGGCATGATTTCACCGGTGGACTTTATTCCAGTAGCAGAAGAAACAGGATTGATCATTCCAATCGGCAAATGGGTCTTGAAAAACGCCTGCAGGCAGTTGAAAGAATGGCATGCAGCAGGCCATACGTCTCTGAGTATTTCGGTGAACTTGTCTGGCCGCCAGTTTGAAGAAGACAATCTGGTATCAATGGTCCGGGACATCATAAAAGAATATGAAATCACTCCTGAGAACCTGCACATCGAATTGACTGAAAACCAGTTGATCCGCAATACCGGAGTGACTATTGAAAAAATGAAGCAATTAAAAAAGCTGGGTGTTAAAATTGCCATCGATGATTTTGGTACCGGGTATTCGTCTTTGGGTTATTTGAAAAACTTCCCGATCGATGCGCTGAAAATTGACCGCTCATTCGTCCAGGATATTGAACATGACAGCGACAATGCTGCTATAACCGACACCATTATTACCTTAGCCCAAAACCTGAAGCTGAATGTGATTGCTGAAGGCGTTGAAACTCAGGAACAATTGGATTTCCTCATGTCTAAAGATTGCTACATCATGCAAGGATTCTTTTTCAGCAGACCAATCGAAGCAAAAGATTTAGCTAACAAGTACTTATACAGCAACAGCAACACATTACATTAA
- a CDS encoding thiamine pyrophosphate-binding protein codes for MKAVRSVLEYLQGMGVKHVFGIPAGSVNGFFNELYDMPEIMPVVTKHEGAAGYMAASYAKYSNQLSVCIGSSGPGGTNLVTGAANAMREHLPVLFLTGAVPVSTMGLNASQELDADPVFKSVTKYSVTVTDAKDLLKEIVKATEIAISGVPGPVHVAMPIDIQHSQVGEVEIPAPVKRENMVPDLEAIKTAAKEMAERKSGYIFAGQGARNSIEQLIELAELLDWPIMVSPQAKGIIRHDHPLFAGVFGFAGNDGASKLMNEGDAKTLLVVGSSLGETATNNYNANMAKDRLLVQLDFDASVFNRKYEVDVPVLGDIQLSLVFLIEELKALGLSAKTIEPLEYKEAPANLEEYSTKNVLLKLQEYLPASTRYTIDIGEFMAYVIHHMEVKDEGTFDINVHFGAMGSGLSAAIGSKFAEPERPTVAITGDGCFFMHGMEILTAKEYNLPILFVVMNNARLGMVYHGHALQFKRVHAAFEQEPIDISAMAKAMNIPSYRMDGMEDLNPEILEELMNMNGPAVLEVALVDNNTPPMGDRVKFLSSFGK; via the coding sequence ATGAAAGCAGTTCGTTCAGTATTAGAGTATTTACAAGGCATGGGTGTTAAGCACGTTTTCGGTATTCCAGCAGGTTCTGTCAATGGATTCTTCAACGAGCTTTACGATATGCCAGAAATCATGCCAGTCGTTACAAAGCACGAAGGAGCCGCTGGTTATATGGCCGCTTCCTACGCGAAATACAGCAACCAATTGAGCGTTTGCATCGGCAGCAGCGGCCCTGGAGGCACTAATTTGGTGACTGGTGCAGCCAATGCCATGCGTGAACATCTGCCTGTTCTGTTTTTAACAGGAGCGGTTCCAGTCAGCACAATGGGATTGAACGCTTCACAGGAATTGGATGCTGATCCTGTCTTTAAATCTGTGACAAAATACAGCGTGACAGTGACTGATGCCAAGGATTTGTTGAAAGAAATTGTCAAAGCAACCGAAATTGCGATTTCTGGCGTGCCAGGACCCGTGCATGTCGCGATGCCGATCGACATCCAGCACAGCCAAGTAGGAGAAGTGGAAATTCCGGCTCCGGTAAAGCGGGAAAATATGGTGCCGGATCTTGAGGCAATCAAAACAGCCGCTAAGGAAATGGCGGAGCGGAAGAGCGGTTATATATTTGCAGGGCAGGGAGCAAGAAATTCAATTGAACAGCTGATCGAGCTGGCAGAGCTGTTGGATTGGCCGATTATGGTTTCTCCTCAGGCAAAAGGAATCATCCGCCATGACCACCCGCTGTTTGCGGGAGTTTTCGGTTTTGCCGGAAACGACGGAGCATCAAAATTGATGAATGAAGGCGACGCGAAGACTTTATTGGTAGTTGGCTCGAGCCTGGGTGAAACGGCGACGAACAATTACAACGCCAATATGGCAAAAGACCGTTTATTGGTGCAGCTGGATTTCGACGCGTCGGTCTTTAACCGCAAATACGAAGTGGATGTGCCTGTTCTAGGCGATATTCAACTAAGTTTGGTATTTTTGATTGAAGAACTGAAGGCGCTCGGTTTGTCTGCCAAAACGATAGAGCCTCTAGAATACAAGGAAGCACCAGCAAATCTCGAAGAATACAGCACCAAAAACGTATTGCTGAAACTGCAGGAATATTTGCCGGCTTCAACTCGCTATACAATCGATATCGGTGAATTCATGGCTTATGTTATCCACCATATGGAAGTGAAAGATGAAGGGACGTTCGACATCAATGTCCATTTTGGAGCAATGGGCAGCGGCTTGAGTGCAGCGATCGGTTCGAAGTTTGCGGAGCCTGAGCGCCCGACTGTAGCGATTACCGGAGACGGTTGTTTCTTTATGCACGGCATGGAGATTTTGACCGCGAAAGAGTACAATCTGCCGATCTTGTTTGTAGTGATGAACAACGCACGTCTTGGGATGGTTTATCATGGGCATGCGCTGCAATTCAAGCGTGTCCACGCTGCATTTGAGCAGGAGCCGATTGATATTTCGGCAATGGCCAAAGCGATGAATATTCCAAGTTACAGAATGGACGGAATGGAAGATTTGAATCCGGAAATTCTTGAAGAACTCATGAATATGAACGGACCAGCAGTCCTTGAAGTGGCATTGGTCGATAATAATACACCGCCAATGGGAGACCGCGTGAAGTTCCTGTCATCATTTGGTAAATAA